From the Teredinibacter turnerae T7901 genome, one window contains:
- a CDS encoding DUF4440 domain-containing protein — MQEVIELEKRLLEPAIRRSRPLHESLLHPEFVEIGYSGTEYTREDVIVSLVSCSGIEDKFFTRDFSLGPVTESLCLLTYKSASVQELGEMHRFAIRSSIWKFEGGRWQLRFHQATPVVEGFSTIT; from the coding sequence ATGCAAGAGGTGATTGAGTTGGAAAAACGGCTTCTCGAGCCTGCGATTAGGCGTTCGAGGCCACTGCATGAAAGCTTGCTCCATCCAGAGTTTGTCGAAATCGGTTATTCGGGGACTGAATACACTCGAGAAGACGTGATCGTGAGCCTGGTTTCCTGCTCTGGAATTGAAGACAAATTTTTTACTCGAGATTTCAGTTTAGGGCCTGTTACCGAAAGTTTGTGTTTATTGACCTACAAGTCAGCCTCCGTTCAAGAGCTTGGCGAGATGCATCGCTTTGCAATACGGTCGTCCATCTGGAAATTTGAAGGGGGGCGCTGGCAGCTCAGATTTCATCAGGCTACGCCCGTTGTGGAGGGGTTTTCTACAATTACTTAA
- the nhaC gene encoding Na+/H+ antiporter NhaC codes for MRKTPSTALCFLPLISLIGLLALNVYIFGDNALGGANQLILLTVAVITALIAWRLGYNWKDLEGGIVNSITVAAPAILILLMVGALSGTWLLSGVVPAMIYYGLYVLDPSIFLFACCIISVVVSLSTGSSWTTSATVGIALMGIGSALGFNPAMVAGAILSGAYFGDKMSPLSDTTNLASAIAGTDLFTHIRYMTITTGPSILIALIVFIVLGLGAHGESSNAGAIRQALADTFNLSPVLLLAPVVVIAMILKRVPALPALVAGAILGAALAVVFQRELLATLAEQGQLARLPGYAVVLTAFFGDTTITTGNEVADELLSSGGMAGMLNTVWLILCAMILGGVLEAAGFLRAITAAITKKVHSAAQLIAATTGTSLFTNITASDQYLAIIVPGQMYRQAYQRQGLQPQNLSRTLEDSATVTSVLIPWNTCGAFHASVLGVATLSYLPFAVFCYLSPLMTLACAFTGFKLARCEPVGAKSGVEQSASAVR; via the coding sequence ATGAGAAAAACGCCTTCCACTGCGCTTTGCTTTTTACCGCTGATATCCCTTATTGGCCTGCTGGCACTGAATGTTTATATTTTTGGTGACAATGCATTGGGCGGGGCGAACCAGTTGATTTTGCTCACTGTTGCTGTCATCACCGCGCTTATCGCGTGGCGGCTTGGTTACAACTGGAAGGACCTGGAAGGAGGTATTGTTAACTCGATCACAGTCGCAGCACCAGCCATTTTGATTTTGCTGATGGTAGGTGCGTTGTCCGGCACCTGGTTATTGAGCGGCGTAGTGCCAGCGATGATTTATTACGGTCTTTACGTGCTCGACCCAAGTATATTTTTGTTTGCCTGCTGCATTATCAGTGTAGTTGTGTCGCTATCGACGGGGAGCTCGTGGACGACATCCGCCACGGTCGGTATTGCATTGATGGGAATCGGAAGCGCGCTGGGCTTTAACCCCGCAATGGTGGCGGGGGCAATTCTGTCCGGCGCTTATTTCGGCGATAAAATGTCGCCCCTGTCCGATACCACCAACCTGGCATCGGCAATTGCTGGAACGGACCTGTTCACCCACATTCGTTATATGACGATAACCACCGGCCCCTCGATACTAATCGCGCTTATTGTATTTATCGTGCTCGGACTTGGTGCCCATGGGGAAAGCAGTAATGCGGGCGCGATACGACAAGCGCTGGCAGACACATTCAATCTATCGCCAGTGCTGCTGTTGGCGCCGGTGGTAGTGATCGCCATGATCTTAAAGCGCGTTCCCGCGTTACCTGCACTGGTTGCTGGGGCAATTTTAGGGGCGGCATTGGCCGTGGTGTTTCAACGCGAGTTGCTGGCAACGCTGGCGGAGCAGGGGCAACTAGCGCGGTTACCGGGCTATGCTGTGGTGCTCACCGCTTTTTTTGGCGATACCACTATAACAACAGGAAACGAAGTCGCTGATGAGCTGCTGAGTTCAGGCGGTATGGCGGGGATGCTAAACACCGTCTGGTTGATTTTATGTGCAATGATACTTGGCGGCGTGCTTGAAGCTGCAGGGTTCCTTCGAGCGATTACTGCAGCCATTACGAAAAAAGTGCATAGCGCAGCGCAGCTGATTGCAGCAACTACCGGCACATCACTGTTTACCAACATCACTGCATCCGACCAATATCTGGCGATAATTGTGCCGGGGCAAATGTACCGTCAAGCTTATCAGCGTCAGGGATTGCAGCCGCAAAACCTCAGCCGAACCCTGGAGGATTCAGCCACCGTTACCTCAGTGTTGATTCCCTGGAATACCTGCGGCGCGTTTCACGCAAGTGTTTTAGGCGTTGCGACACTCAGCTATTTGCCATTTGCCGTGTTTTGCTACTTGAGCCCTCTAATGACGCTTGCCTGCGCATTCACGGGGTTTAAACTGGCTCGTTGTGAACCAGTGGGTGCGAAGTCAGGGGTGGAGCAATCGGCTTCAGCCGTGCGCTAA
- a CDS encoding TonB-dependent receptor, translating into MVNSCFVKKRLALAISITTLPALSQFASAQQETQQLASGKLEEMVVTSARREQTVQEIPLNISAVGAEKIEELRLNNIADISRYVPGLTVIDRGPRNESADIFVRGLNTTSLGPGFEASTVATYLGNIPVDVNLKPNDLERVEVLIGPQGTLYGQGTMGGAIRYIPKAANLSELSGEIRGDISSNAESSGIGRDFGFTLNIPLLQDTLAFRASADKLEDPGFIDYNYVVREPGVSDPEPDFTDPDAVAANLKQVEDANGESTLSGRANLRWVPSDMWDVNLWYYYQDTKAEGRQVANQLTFGTGPFESAARYEEPNHYTNDLLSLDIEADLGFASATLTWGRSTYEELGQRDQTDLLIGFEYGYEAFPSFSAYTREEVESESDTIEARLVSQSDGPFQWVVGYFDYSTESDAISEEFTPGFDQFAIDNFGGVALRPDSLEYIQLTYIDETEKALYGEVSYDILPSLTATLGYRSYEYSVNNEGGFGLPLYDTVFDGADPYAVNVETAPNSGDDSGDLYKLNLAYDIDDDNMIYATYSEGYRKGGVNIVPECTEDELRDDNDDQKLCAQPDEVLIDPDTIANYELGYKGILLDGALSINSALYYIDWQDLQVATTTEFGSLPIIGNGSAAESKGLELSGEYLFAEHWTMAFSYAYTKAKLTDYAVGLVGDDDALGDSRLPGHAEHQGAINLTYSTEIAEGALDINYGVVYTGEIYNVVGGPDDPLLEPVLDEDEQIIGYVDGDYGGEAIDAWDVHHLSATYSRNSWKVQAYIDNLWDKYYSLGTRTTRRAEMLQDEQNGPGTIYGEFTRRSYGNYVGKPRTIGLKLSFNF; encoded by the coding sequence ATGGTCAATTCCTGTTTTGTTAAAAAGAGACTTGCGCTCGCAATATCCATCACAACACTGCCAGCGCTGAGTCAGTTTGCATCAGCTCAACAGGAAACCCAGCAACTTGCTAGTGGCAAGCTGGAAGAAATGGTCGTGACATCCGCACGCCGCGAACAAACCGTACAAGAGATCCCATTGAATATTTCGGCGGTGGGCGCCGAGAAAATCGAAGAATTACGCTTAAACAACATTGCCGACATTTCTCGCTACGTACCGGGTCTAACTGTTATCGACCGCGGCCCGCGCAACGAATCTGCCGATATCTTTGTACGCGGGTTAAACACCACCAGTCTCGGGCCTGGCTTCGAGGCCAGTACCGTGGCAACCTACCTCGGCAACATTCCTGTCGATGTAAACCTCAAACCCAATGATCTCGAGCGTGTAGAAGTCCTTATCGGCCCTCAGGGCACGCTTTACGGCCAGGGTACGATGGGTGGTGCGATTCGCTATATTCCCAAAGCTGCCAATTTGAGTGAGCTGAGCGGTGAAATTCGTGGGGACATCAGCAGCAATGCAGAAAGCAGTGGCATTGGACGTGATTTTGGGTTCACACTGAACATTCCTCTGCTGCAAGATACGCTCGCGTTTCGCGCTAGCGCCGACAAGCTCGAGGACCCAGGCTTTATCGACTACAACTATGTTGTGCGGGAACCGGGCGTATCAGACCCGGAGCCCGATTTCACAGACCCGGACGCGGTGGCAGCGAACCTTAAACAAGTAGAAGATGCTAACGGCGAGAGCACCCTTTCCGGCCGTGCAAATTTGCGCTGGGTACCCAGCGACATGTGGGACGTCAACCTCTGGTATTACTATCAAGACACCAAAGCCGAAGGTCGTCAGGTCGCCAATCAGCTAACGTTTGGAACAGGGCCATTCGAATCCGCAGCGCGATATGAGGAGCCCAACCATTACACCAACGACCTTCTCAGTCTCGACATTGAAGCCGATCTCGGCTTTGCTTCGGCCACCCTTACCTGGGGAAGATCCACTTACGAAGAGTTAGGCCAGCGGGACCAGACAGACCTGCTGATCGGCTTTGAGTACGGGTACGAAGCTTTCCCAAGCTTCTCCGCATACACCCGTGAAGAAGTGGAATCGGAATCGGACACCATTGAGGCGCGCCTGGTTTCGCAGAGTGATGGCCCATTTCAGTGGGTGGTTGGCTACTTCGATTACAGCACCGAATCTGACGCTATCAGTGAAGAGTTTACGCCGGGGTTTGATCAGTTCGCTATCGACAACTTTGGCGGCGTAGCACTTCGCCCAGACAGCCTGGAATACATCCAGCTCACCTATATTGATGAAACCGAAAAAGCGCTCTACGGAGAAGTGTCTTACGACATTCTTCCCAGCCTGACCGCAACCCTCGGTTACCGGAGCTACGAATACAGCGTGAATAATGAGGGTGGCTTCGGCCTCCCGCTGTATGACACAGTGTTTGACGGAGCAGACCCCTACGCCGTGAATGTTGAGACAGCGCCTAACTCGGGTGACGACTCTGGCGACCTCTACAAGCTTAACCTGGCGTACGATATTGACGACGATAACATGATCTACGCAACCTATTCCGAAGGATATCGAAAAGGTGGCGTGAACATCGTTCCGGAATGTACCGAGGATGAGCTGAGGGATGACAACGACGATCAAAAACTCTGCGCTCAGCCCGATGAAGTGTTAATTGATCCAGACACCATCGCGAACTATGAACTTGGCTATAAAGGTATTCTGCTGGACGGCGCCCTCTCCATTAACTCTGCACTCTACTATATCGATTGGCAGGACCTTCAAGTTGCAACCACCACAGAATTCGGCAGTTTGCCAATCATAGGTAATGGCAGTGCTGCAGAGAGTAAAGGGCTAGAGCTTTCCGGTGAGTACCTGTTCGCCGAACACTGGACTATGGCATTCAGCTACGCCTATACCAAAGCCAAACTTACAGATTACGCTGTCGGCCTGGTTGGGGATGACGACGCGCTTGGCGACTCTCGACTGCCAGGTCACGCCGAACACCAGGGCGCAATCAACCTCACTTATAGCACCGAAATTGCGGAAGGCGCGCTCGATATTAATTACGGCGTGGTCTATACCGGCGAAATTTACAACGTTGTTGGCGGCCCGGACGACCCATTACTCGAGCCCGTACTGGATGAGGATGAGCAAATCATCGGCTACGTCGATGGGGACTACGGCGGTGAAGCAATTGACGCCTGGGACGTTCACCACTTGTCGGCCACTTACTCTCGCAACAGTTGGAAAGTGCAGGCCTATATCGACAACCTCTGGGATAAATACTACAGCCTCGGCACACGTACTACTCGTCGTGCCGAGATGTTACAAGATGAGCAAAATGGCCCTGGTACCATCTATGGTGAGTTTACCCGCAGAAGTTACGGCAATTATGTAGGCAAACCCCGAACAATAGGGCTTAAACTTTCCTTCAATTTTTAG
- a CDS encoding Lrp/AsnC family transcriptional regulator, with the protein MVSLDKTDLKILQVLQAEARITNQDLSERVNLSASSCLQRVRRLEQAGVLMSYHSRINLPLICRHIVCIATVSLKNHSQQDFREFEQLVKSTPEVVECYTVSGEFDFFLKIICPDMNQYLKVNDALVSSANRSITINTHVVMNQNKYFEGLDLGKLTSE; encoded by the coding sequence ATGGTCAGTTTAGATAAAACCGATTTAAAAATACTTCAGGTGCTTCAGGCGGAAGCCCGCATTACCAATCAGGATCTTTCTGAGCGCGTCAATTTGTCGGCCAGTTCATGCTTGCAACGGGTGCGCAGGCTCGAGCAGGCTGGCGTGCTTATGTCTTACCACTCACGCATTAACCTCCCGTTAATTTGCCGACATATCGTTTGTATTGCAACCGTTAGTCTTAAGAATCACAGCCAGCAGGATTTTCGTGAATTTGAGCAGTTGGTGAAAAGTACGCCTGAAGTGGTGGAATGTTATACCGTAAGTGGTGAATTTGATTTTTTCCTCAAAATCATTTGCCCGGATATGAATCAATACTTAAAAGTAAACGATGCGTTAGTAAGCTCTGCCAATCGATCCATCACCATAAATACGCATGTGGTTATGAACCAAAATAAATATTTCGAAGGTCTGGATCTGGGTAAGCTGACGAGCGAATAG
- a CDS encoding tetratricopeptide repeat-containing sulfotransferase family protein: MNTNLEQLHKSAIAALNRGDLRAVHNYCESILGANPAHADAWFLLAMVAANTGKLQQALELIDKALSITPQVADYLAQKAKLLTMLRHDKAARTCADKAVALNPQGALLLDTLGVVYINLGDYARARELLNKAVALKPEHLQFRFNLATAEQFLGNLIVAKAHYLKAIEIKPNYARAYWALSELNKENLDGSRVDAMERLLEQKSLSTEDGLYLSHALSREYEQRGHYTKSFKCLQQAKTRRRQELGYSLDQDIAIFQQLQQAFAKLDLLASGDNNLGESCIFIVGMPRSGTTLTERIISAHSAVESLGELQNFGLAVRRSVDTNSRLMLNSEIVKLALAVDAHKIGDSYLASVQQRRSQAPFFIDKMPLNFLYIGFIARCLPKAKIICVERNPMDVCLSNFRQLFALNFSYYNYHYDIEDTARYFIAFHQLMSFWQTQLPGCIHTVNYETLTEEPAQHIQELLSFCGLEWENACLNFHENTAAVATPSASQVREKLYQRAVGRWKHYEEQLAGVKDLFDRAGIKY, translated from the coding sequence ATGAATACAAACCTAGAACAATTACATAAATCGGCTATCGCAGCACTTAACAGGGGCGATCTCCGCGCCGTTCACAATTATTGTGAAAGCATACTCGGGGCTAATCCAGCCCACGCGGATGCTTGGTTTTTATTGGCGATGGTGGCTGCGAATACTGGGAAACTGCAACAGGCGCTTGAGCTTATCGACAAGGCGTTGTCAATCACACCCCAGGTAGCGGACTATCTCGCGCAAAAAGCCAAGCTGTTGACCATGTTGCGGCATGACAAAGCCGCACGCACCTGCGCTGACAAAGCCGTGGCTTTGAACCCGCAAGGCGCTCTCTTACTGGATACCCTGGGCGTTGTGTACATCAACCTGGGGGACTATGCACGAGCGAGAGAGCTGCTGAACAAAGCTGTTGCACTAAAGCCCGAGCATCTGCAATTCCGGTTTAATCTGGCCACGGCAGAACAGTTTCTCGGCAATCTCATTGTGGCAAAAGCGCACTATCTAAAAGCAATAGAAATAAAGCCCAACTACGCTCGGGCCTATTGGGCGCTGTCAGAACTCAACAAAGAAAATCTTGATGGCAGCCGGGTAGATGCGATGGAGCGTCTCCTGGAGCAAAAGAGCTTGAGCACAGAAGATGGGCTTTACTTGTCCCATGCCCTATCTCGCGAATACGAACAGCGCGGACACTACACAAAATCCTTCAAATGCTTACAGCAAGCAAAAACACGCCGGCGCCAAGAACTTGGCTACAGTCTCGATCAAGACATCGCAATATTTCAACAACTACAGCAAGCTTTTGCCAAGCTCGATCTGCTCGCCTCAGGCGATAATAATCTAGGCGAATCCTGTATTTTTATTGTCGGCATGCCGCGCTCTGGCACCACGCTTACAGAACGCATTATTTCTGCACACAGCGCTGTAGAGTCTCTCGGTGAGCTACAAAATTTTGGCCTGGCAGTACGGCGTTCGGTCGACACAAATTCGCGACTGATGCTGAACAGCGAAATAGTCAAGCTGGCGCTCGCGGTCGACGCACATAAAATCGGTGATAGCTATTTGGCGTCCGTTCAGCAGCGTCGCAGCCAAGCCCCGTTTTTTATCGATAAAATGCCGTTAAATTTTTTGTATATTGGTTTTATCGCCCGCTGCCTGCCGAAGGCAAAAATCATTTGCGTAGAGCGCAACCCTATGGATGTTTGCCTCAGCAATTTCCGCCAGCTCTTCGCACTCAACTTTTCTTACTACAACTACCATTACGATATAGAAGACACCGCTCGCTACTTTATCGCCTTTCATCAGCTGATGTCTTTCTGGCAGACACAATTACCCGGCTGTATTCATACGGTTAATTATGAGACGTTAACGGAAGAGCCAGCGCAGCATATACAAGAACTATTGAGTTTTTGTGGGCTCGAATGGGAAAACGCATGCCTTAATTTTCACGAAAACACCGCTGCTGTGGCAACGCCCAGTGCATCCCAGGTGCGCGAAAAGCTCTACCAGCGTGCCGTCGGACGCTGGAAACATTACGAAGAACAGTTAGCTGGCGTTAAAGATTTGTTTGATCGGGCGGGCATTAAATATTAG
- a CDS encoding aminotransferase — protein sequence MNAVTTPEHDLETIDKMSLLHPASSVTDLRDNGPSIIKKGQGNFIFDTNNVRYLDAVAGLWCVNVGYGRQELADAMSSSAQNLGYYHSFSNASNADQILLGQELLRVAPQNLSKVFFGSGGSDANDTLLKIAWHYHAIRGNSKKVKIIARDQAYHGTSISTASLTGLPSFHKDYPLPLDFVLHTGCPHYYRFAQDGETETEFCDRLVSEVARLIEQEGADNIAAFIAEPIQAAGGIIVPPKGYFEKLHPLLKTNNILLIADEVVCGMGRLGHWFASPEFGMQPDMIALAKGLTSGYFPLSAAMISDDVYQVLLEGSAKHGAFYHGYTYSGHPVGAAVARANLALMHQENLLAKTRENGEYLHEKLRSEVLPHPLVGEIRGRGLLAGIQLVTNKQTRELPAPAQKWPQMLAAAIRAEGVIVRPLPSVATLAMSPPFTITREEIDIVITAILKALAAFK from the coding sequence GTGAACGCTGTGACAACACCAGAACACGATCTGGAAACCATCGATAAAATGAGTCTTTTACACCCGGCGTCTTCGGTCACCGATCTGCGCGATAATGGGCCGAGCATTATAAAAAAAGGGCAGGGTAATTTTATTTTTGATACTAATAATGTGCGATACCTGGACGCAGTTGCCGGCTTATGGTGCGTTAACGTGGGATACGGGCGACAGGAACTTGCTGATGCGATGTCAAGTAGCGCACAAAATTTAGGCTACTATCACAGTTTTAGTAATGCCAGTAATGCGGATCAAATCCTGTTAGGGCAGGAGCTGCTGAGAGTGGCTCCACAGAATCTATCGAAAGTATTTTTTGGTTCAGGTGGAAGCGACGCGAACGACACCTTGCTAAAGATTGCATGGCACTATCACGCAATTCGCGGCAATTCGAAAAAGGTTAAAATTATCGCGCGAGATCAAGCGTATCACGGTACATCTATCAGTACCGCCAGCTTGACCGGGCTACCGAGTTTTCATAAAGATTATCCTCTACCGTTGGACTTCGTACTTCACACGGGCTGCCCTCACTATTACCGCTTTGCGCAAGACGGAGAAACCGAAACGGAATTTTGTGACCGGTTAGTCAGTGAAGTTGCACGCTTAATCGAGCAGGAGGGCGCGGATAATATTGCAGCGTTTATTGCAGAGCCTATCCAGGCTGCAGGCGGAATTATTGTTCCTCCAAAAGGGTATTTCGAAAAATTACACCCCTTGCTTAAAACCAACAATATTCTTTTGATCGCAGACGAGGTGGTGTGCGGCATGGGGCGCCTGGGGCACTGGTTCGCGTCCCCTGAGTTTGGTATGCAACCGGATATGATTGCACTGGCGAAAGGGCTTACCAGTGGTTATTTCCCGCTTTCTGCTGCAATGATAAGCGATGATGTATACCAGGTTCTGCTCGAAGGTTCCGCAAAACACGGTGCGTTTTATCACGGCTACACCTATAGCGGCCATCCCGTCGGTGCTGCGGTGGCGCGCGCCAATCTGGCATTAATGCATCAGGAAAACCTGCTGGCAAAAACACGGGAAAATGGTGAATACCTCCATGAGAAGCTCCGGAGTGAGGTATTGCCGCATCCGCTTGTTGGCGAAATTCGCGGGCGAGGGTTGCTGGCGGGCATTCAACTGGTGACCAATAAGCAGACTCGAGAATTACCCGCACCTGCGCAGAAATGGCCGCAGATGCTGGCTGCGGCCATTCGTGCGGAGGGTGTCATTGTTCGCCCGTTACCCAGTGTTGCCACCCTGGCGATGTCGCCGCCTTTCACTATTACCCGGGAAGAAATCGATATAGTGATTACTGCTATACTCAAGGCCCTGGCCGCGTTTAAATAG
- a CDS encoding hydrolase has protein sequence MLEPKQQLKAFLADKTEPMLELIIAAANINSGSDNASGIAEVTTLFQREFSSLTAVSRSLPLRSESPANDCAEIFEINPNATRRVLMLGHLDTVFPSDHHFNTCWRQGNRLRGPGVADMKGGIVVMLMALKALLKCELLPDLGLTVVLTPDEEIGSPRSRDLLRSMAQQHDCGLVFEPALEDGTLAGARKGSGNFQISVKGRSAHAGREFFNGINAVTGAASLAGALASLSDVQSNTSVNIAKITGGSAINVVPDTATMHFNVRVEDHQRMADMERAILALLEQFNSQGPCSFTLEGDFHRPPKVIDGAHQKLFSLLEACGDALNQTVKFRATGGCCDGNNLAAAGLPNIDTLGVLGGGIHSENEFLLIDSLVERALLTAFFITQLPRVMEKP, from the coding sequence TTGCTCGAGCCTAAGCAACAACTAAAAGCGTTTCTTGCGGACAAAACCGAACCCATGTTGGAACTGATTATCGCCGCGGCCAATATCAATTCCGGCAGTGACAATGCCTCGGGTATCGCGGAAGTAACCACACTTTTCCAAAGGGAATTTTCTTCGCTTACCGCTGTTTCACGTTCGCTGCCACTGCGATCTGAATCGCCAGCAAATGATTGTGCCGAGATCTTTGAGATAAACCCTAACGCCACACGACGGGTGTTAATGCTTGGTCATCTGGATACCGTATTCCCATCTGACCACCACTTTAATACTTGCTGGCGACAGGGCAACCGACTGCGAGGACCCGGTGTCGCGGACATGAAAGGTGGCATTGTGGTTATGCTGATGGCGCTAAAAGCGCTGCTCAAATGCGAACTCCTGCCGGATTTGGGGTTAACCGTAGTACTCACTCCGGATGAAGAAATCGGCTCCCCGCGCAGCCGCGATTTGCTCCGCTCGATGGCCCAACAACATGATTGCGGACTGGTATTCGAACCCGCACTGGAAGATGGCACACTGGCAGGCGCCCGCAAAGGCAGCGGTAATTTTCAAATTTCTGTGAAGGGACGTTCCGCCCATGCCGGGCGCGAATTTTTTAACGGCATAAACGCGGTAACCGGCGCAGCCTCTCTGGCTGGTGCCCTCGCCTCTCTCAGTGATGTTCAGTCGAATACCAGCGTTAATATCGCGAAAATTACCGGCGGTTCTGCTATTAACGTTGTACCCGATACCGCGACTATGCATTTCAACGTACGTGTTGAAGACCACCAGAGAATGGCAGATATGGAGCGCGCAATCCTTGCGCTTCTCGAACAATTTAATAGCCAAGGTCCCTGTAGTTTTACGCTAGAAGGCGATTTTCACCGTCCGCCGAAGGTGATTGATGGTGCGCACCAAAAACTCTTCAGTTTATTGGAAGCCTGTGGCGATGCACTCAATCAAACCGTGAAGTTTCGCGCTACTGGCGGCTGCTGTGACGGCAACAATCTTGCCGCTGCAGGGCTGCCCAATATCGACACCTTAGGCGTGTTGGGCGGCGGCATCCACAGCGAAAACGAATTTCTGCTTATCGACAGCCTGGTCGAACGCGCCCTGCTCACCGCATTTTTTATAACACAACTACCACGTGTGATGGAGAAACCCTAA
- a CDS encoding arginine N-succinyltransferase produces the protein MLLVRPARIADIDDLLELSHIAGSGMTSLPPEREILLKKIQRSLASFTHNAFQREDYFLLVLEDTQNKKVIGTAGIYACTGSDQAFYAYRVTPANHYSHSLKRDVRAELLHLTNDYTDCSEIGTLFINGDYKGNGSWLARSRYLLMAQFRDRFCENVIAQIRGWLDADNRSPFWDAIGQHFFEMDYNEADRLCGTGSNQFITELMPRHPIYTHLLPETAREAIGTAHPAAARARALLEQEGFQYENLIDIFDGGPMLRAPIEAIASIQRAHISEVSEATNLIHTENLLITNTQLGGYRAVKAMGQISEHGAVLLEPETISALNVTPGDAVQYMRLEEK, from the coding sequence ATGCTGTTGGTTAGACCCGCTCGCATCGCAGATATCGATGATCTACTCGAACTCTCCCACATCGCCGGTAGCGGCATGACATCACTACCACCAGAACGGGAAATTTTACTCAAAAAAATCCAGCGTTCCCTAGCCAGCTTTACCCATAACGCGTTCCAACGGGAAGATTATTTTTTGCTGGTCTTGGAAGACACACAGAATAAAAAAGTCATCGGAACTGCCGGTATTTATGCGTGTACCGGCAGTGATCAGGCTTTTTATGCGTACCGCGTAACCCCTGCAAACCACTACTCCCACTCACTAAAACGCGATGTGCGCGCGGAGTTGCTGCATCTCACAAACGACTATACCGACTGTTCAGAAATAGGCACGCTGTTTATTAATGGCGACTACAAGGGCAACGGCAGCTGGCTTGCGCGCAGCCGGTATTTGTTGATGGCGCAATTTCGAGATCGGTTTTGCGAAAATGTTATCGCCCAAATACGCGGCTGGCTGGATGCCGACAATCGAAGTCCGTTTTGGGATGCAATAGGACAACATTTTTTTGAAATGGACTACAACGAGGCGGACCGTTTGTGCGGTACCGGTTCCAATCAGTTTATTACCGAGCTTATGCCGCGACACCCCATCTACACGCACCTGCTGCCCGAAACTGCCAGAGAGGCCATCGGCACGGCACACCCGGCTGCAGCGCGGGCCCGCGCTCTGCTCGAACAGGAAGGATTTCAATACGAAAATCTTATCGATATTTTTGATGGTGGCCCCATGTTGCGCGCACCGATTGAGGCTATTGCATCCATTCAGCGCGCGCATATCTCTGAAGTGAGCGAGGCGACTAACCTTATTCATACAGAAAACCTGCTGATAACCAACACCCAGCTCGGCGGCTACCGAGCGGTAAAAGCGATGGGACAGATCAGTGAGCACGGCGCCGTGTTACTGGAGCCCGAAACCATAAGCGCGCTAAATGTAACACCCGGTGATGCGGTGCAATACATGCGCCTGGAGGAAAAATAA